A genomic stretch from Schistosoma haematobium chromosome 2, whole genome shotgun sequence includes:
- the LAMC1_3 gene encoding Laminin subunit gamma-1 (EggNog:ENOG410V61M~COG:W), with amino-acid sequence MYQLNNVIIIWNSYDGLKCKIVHGGQLTKSFEAKTDARQGCLLSPFLFFLVIGWSMKTSTSEGKYGIQWTSRMHLDDLDFANDLGLLSQTQQQMQEKTTSVAAASAAVGLNIHKEISKILRYNTERNNRITLDGEDLEDVKIFTYLGSIIDEQGGSDTDVKAIAAYSQLKNIRNSKQLSVNQHQGQNFQYKCQDSSTVWGGNLENYERHHPENTGVY; translated from the coding sequence ATGTATCAGTTAAACAATGTAATTATCATatggaattcctatgatggattaaaatgcaaaatcgtacatggaggacagttgacaaagtcgttcgaagcaAAGACCGATgccaggcaaggttgcttactctcaccctttctctttttcCTGGTGATCGGCTGGagcatgaagacgtcaacatctgaagggaaatacgggatacagtggacatctaggatgcacttggacgatctagacttcgcaaatGATCTGggccttctatcccaaacgcaacaacaaatgcaggagaagacgaccagtgtagcagcagcttcagcagcagtaggtctcaatatacacaaggagataagcaagattctccgatacaacacagaacgcaacaatcgaatcacacttgacggagaagatttggaagatgtgaaaatctttacatatctgggcagcatcattgatgaacagggtggatctgatacagatgtgaaggcaatAGCAGCATATTCACAACTAAAGAACATccggaactcaaaacagctgtctgttaaccaacatcaaggtcagaattttcaatacaaatgtcaagacagttctactgtatggggcggaaacctggagaactacgaaagacatcatccagaaaatacaggtgtttattaa